The genomic interval TGCGGGGCGTCCGCGCCGGCAGCGACGGTGGAGGGGCCGCCGAGGGCATGGTTCGGGCCGTGCGGGAAAGCGGTCGCGGTCATGTCGGTCTCCTCACCCACGGGTGTCGGTTCTGCTCACAGGGAGCACGACCGCGGGAGGACCGGTTGCGCGGGAGCCGAAACGTCATGCCAACGGCGTCATCGGCAGATTGTCGGCCTGCGAGGGCGGGACGTCCCCTGGAACCCGGCCGCCCCCGGCCCGCGCGGGCGGACCAGGGGCGCGCGTCAGTGCGTGACCGTACGGACGAACTCCGTCCAGGCGGACGCCCCGACGACGATCACCGGTCCGTCGGCGTCCAGCTTGCTGTCCCGGACGGGGACGACGCCGGGGATGCCGGTGGCGACTTCGAGGCAGTCGCCGCCGTTTCCGTCGCTGTAGGTGCTCTTGTGCCAGCTGACTCCGCTCAGGTCGTACTCGCGCATCGTCCGTAACCCTCCGCCGCCGACTCGATCAGGTCCAGGGACGCTTCCGACGCGAGTGCGTCCGCCCTGAGCAGATCGTATGCCGACCGTGCTCGCTTCACTACGGCTGGATCGTCCAAGAGGTTCCCCGAATACACCGCTTCTGTATAGGCGGTGGGCGGGGCGTCCTCGAACTGCATGAGCTTGAGCGGTCCGGTCATGGTGGGATACGCCCCGGCCGTGTAGGGCAGCACCTGGACCAGCACGGCCCGTCGGTGGGCGAGTGCGGCCACATGCGTCAGTTGCTCAGCCATCACGGCGGCTCCACCGACCGGGATGCGCAAGACGTTCTCATGAAGGACCACCCAGTACACGGGTCGTTCGGCGGCGGTGAGGATCCGCGCCCGTTCCATGCGGGCGGCGACCTTCTCCTCGATGTGCTCGTCCGGTGAGAACCGGTTCATGGCAAGGGTCACCGCCCTTGCGTAATCCGGGGTTTGCAGCAGCCCCGGGACCAGAGCCGGCGCGAACTCGCAGATTTCTGTCGCCAACCCCTCCAGCTCCGCCGCTTTGGCGAAATATTCCGCGTACCGGCGGTCGTCGATCAGCTTCCTGCACAGCCGCTCGAAAATACCGTCGGTTTGCAGGGCCGCGTCGATCCGCTGGGCCACGTCCACTTGCGGCTTGCGGATCGCCTGTTCGAACTGTCCGATGTAGCCGCCCGAGACGAACACCCGTGTCCCCAGCTCGGCCTGCGTGAACCCGGCGTCCTCCCGGCGTCGCTTCAGTTCCGCCCCGAAGAACTCCCATGCCGCCTGCCGCGAACCATTGGCCATGCTTAACCCCTTTGTGCAGCCCCGCACTTGTAGGACGTGGCCCCCTCCCGAGTTTAAGCACACAGTGTCACTCTTGGATTGCGAAGAGTGAGGTCCGAAAGGGAAGGGCATCAGCGTGACGGCACGACACGCGGCGCACTGCGTCGAGGAAGCGGAGGAAGTGGTGAAGGAATTGCGGGCGGCTTTCGCGAAGGCCGGAATTTCCCTGCCGTCACTGGGACTGGACCCGGTGAGTCTCGCGCGGGAGGCGCCCTGTCCGCTCATCGAACTGGGACGGTGTTCGGTGGAGACCGCGCGGCGGATCGCGGCGGCGGTGATGCGGTGAAGCCGCCCGTCGGCGCGTACGTCGTGGACACCCGCGCCGGGCGGCTCGGCGTCGTCATGGGGTACGAGGGGCCCTACGTCCAGCTGAGACCCTACGGCGGTGGCCGGGAGTGGGACGCCGATCCCCTGGTCGTGCGGCACGCGACCCCCGGGGAGCGGCTGCGCGCGGCCACCGCGTACGCCAACGCCAGGAGCCGCGGCGAGGTGCCGTGAACGTGCGCGACAATGGCTGTCATGAGTCTGTTCCGCGACGACGGCATCGTGCTGCGCACCCAGAAACTGGGTGAGGCGGACCGGATCATCACCCTGCTCACCCGCGGTCACGGGCGGGTGCGCGCCGTGGCGAGGGGCGTGCGCCGGACCAAGTCCAAGTTCGGCGCCCGCCTGGAACCGTTCTCGCACGTGGACGTGCAGTTCTTCGCCAAGGGCAGCGAGCTGGTCGGACGCGGGCTGCCGCTGTGCACGCAGAGCGAGACGATCGCGCCGTACGGCGGCGGCATCGTCACCGACTACGCGCGCTACACCGCCGGCACGGCCATGCTGGAGACCGCCGAGCGGTTCACCGACCACGAGGGCGAGCCGGCCGTGCAGCAGTACCTGCTGCTGGTCGGCGGACTGCGCACCCTCGCCCGGGGGGAACACGCCCCGCACCTGGTGCTCGACGCGTTCCTGCTGCGCTCCCTCGCGGTCAACGGGTACGCGCCCAGCTTCACGGACTGCGCGAGGTGCGGCATGCCGGGACCGAACCGGTTCTTCTCGGTCGCGTCGGGCGGAACCGTCTGCGCCGACTGCCGCGTCCCCGGGAGCGTCGTACCCTCCCCGCAGGCCCTGGAACTCCTGGGCGCGCTGCTTACGGGAGACTGGGACACGGCGGACGCGTGCGAGGCACGCCACGTCCGGGAGGCGAGCGGGCTGGTGTCCGCCTACCTCCACTGGCACCTGGAGCGCGGGCTGCGCTCGCTCCGGTACGTCGAGAAGCAGTGACCACCCAGCACGAGGAGACGAGAGACACATGGCCGTACGCGGATTCCTGGGGCGGCAGCGCCGGGAGTACAGGACCCCGGAACCGCACCCCTCCGGCGCGCGGCCCCCGAGGCTTCCCGGGGAACTGGTCCCCCACCATGTGGCGATCGTCATGGACGGCAACGGACGCTGGGCGAAGCAGCGGGGCCTGCCGCGCACCGAGGGGCACAAGGTGGGCGCCGAGCGGGTGCTCGACGTGCTCCAGGGCGGCATCGAGATGGGCGTGGGCGCCATCTCGCTGTACGCCTTCTCCACCGAGAACTGGAAGCGGTCGCCGGACGAGGTGCGCTTCTTGATGAACTTCAACCGGGACTTCATCCGCAAGAGCCGGGACCAGCTCGACGAACTGGGCGTGCGGGTCCGCTGGGTGGGCCGCATGCCCAAGCTGTGGAGGTCCGTCGCCAAGGAGCTCCAGGTCGCCCAGGAGCAGACCAAGGACAACGACCGGCTGACGCTGTACTTCTGCATGAACTACGGCGGCCGGGCCGAGATCGCCGACGCCGCGCAGGCGCTCGCCGAGGACGTGAAGGCCGGCCGGCTCGACCCGTCCAAGGTCAACGAGAAGACGCTCCAGCGGTACCTGTACTACCCGGACATGCCGGACGTGGACCTGTTCCTGCGGCCGAGCGGCGAGCAGCGCACCTCCAACTACCTGCTGTGGCAGAGCGCCTACGCGGAGCTGGTGTTCCAGGACGTGCTGTGGCCGGACTTCGACCGGCGTGATCTGTGGCGGGCGTGCGTGGAGTTCGCGTCCCGCGACCGGCGGTTCGGCGGGGCCATCCCCAACGAGGAGCTGCAGGCCATGGAGGGCCGCCAGTCCTGAGCCGGCGTGCGCCGGGCGTGGTCTCCGGCCGCGTGTCGCACGGCTGCTGCCCGTGCCGCGCGGCCGGTCCGGCGGGATGCCCGACATGGCCCCGTCCGAGGTGCGGCGCACCGCCGCGGCCTCGCGGCGTTCGTGGCGGGCGCTGGTCCTGATCGGCGCGGTGGTGCTTGCTGTGCGCCGCCGTGTGCCGCGTCGCCCTGCCGCGGCAGGACGACGCGGGCGGCGGAACCCGGGCGCGCCCCGGGCACGCCCGGGACCGGGCCTCAGGCGGCCGCGCAGTCGGCGCAGGTGCCGAAGATCTCCACCGTGTGCGCCACGTTGACGTAGCCGTGCTCGGCGGCGATGGCCTCCGCCCACTTCTCCACGGCCGGACCCTCGACCTCGACGGCCTTGCCGCAGGTGCGGCAGACCAGGTGGTGGTGATGGTCGTCGGTGGAGCAACGGCGGTAGACGGACTCGCCGTCGGCGGTGCGCAGGACGTCGACCTCACCGGCGTCGGCGAGGGACTGCAGCGTGCGGTAGACCGTGGTGAGCCCGACCGAGTCGCCCTTGTGCTTGAGCATGTCGTGCAGTTCCTGCGCGCTGCGGAACTCGTCGACCTCCTGAAGGCAAGCCGCCACGGCGGCACGCTGCCGGGTGGCGCGGCCCTTCACGGGCGGTCCTGCGGTCGTCACCGGAATGCCTCCTCACGTCTGGCTGCTGCCGGGGCCATTGTGCCAGTCCGGTCGCGGAGAGTCAGGCGCCGACCTTCCCGTCCGCCGGACGACTGGCGGGGATCGCGCACTCCGTGGGGTCGGCGCCGGGCTGTACGGCGGCCCGGGCCCGGGCGCGGCGCCGGGCCAGCGGGGCGGCCAGCGCGGTCAGCAGCATGAAGGCGCCGATGGTCAGCAGCACGATCGTCGCGCCGGGCGGCACGTCCTGGTAGTACGAGGTGACGGTGCCGCCGACGGCCACGCTGACGCCGATCGCGACGGCGACGGCGAACGTGGCGGCGAAGCTCCGGGTGAGCTGCTGGGCCGCCGCGACCGGCACCACCATGAGCGCGCTCACCAGCAGCAGGCCCACCACCCGCATCGCCACCGACACCGTGACCGCGGCGGTGACCGCCGTGAGGAGGTTCAGGAACCGCACCGGCAGGCCCGTCACCCGCGCGAACTCCTCGTCCTGGCTGACCGCGAACAGCTGCCGCCGCAGGCCCACGGTGACCAGCACCACGAACGCGGCCAGCACGCAGATCGCGGTCACGTCGGACGGGGAGACCGTGGACAGCGAGCCGAACAGGAACGACGAGAGGTTCGAGGTGGAGCCGCCGGGCGCGAGGTTGATGAACATCACGCCGCCGGCCATGCCGCCGTAGAAGAGCATCGCGAGGGCGATGTCGCCGCGGGTCCGGGCGTACCAGCGGACCAGTTCCATGAAGACGGCGCCGAGGACGGACACCACGGCCGCCATCCACACCGGGGACCAGGACAGCAGGAAGCCGAGGCCCACGCCGGTCATCGCC from Streptomyces sp. DH-12 carries:
- a CDS encoding helix-turn-helix transcriptional regulator, with amino-acid sequence MANGSRQAAWEFFGAELKRRREDAGFTQAELGTRVFVSGGYIGQFEQAIRKPQVDVAQRIDAALQTDGIFERLCRKLIDDRRYAEYFAKAAELEGLATEICEFAPALVPGLLQTPDYARAVTLAMNRFSPDEHIEEKVAARMERARILTAAERPVYWVVLHENVLRIPVGGAAVMAEQLTHVAALAHRRAVLVQVLPYTAGAYPTMTGPLKLMQFEDAPPTAYTEAVYSGNLLDDPAVVKRARSAYDLLRADALASEASLDLIESAAEGYGRCASTT
- a CDS encoding DUF397 domain-containing protein, which encodes MREYDLSGVSWHKSTYSDGNGGDCLEVATGIPGVVPVRDSKLDADGPVIVVGASAWTEFVRTVTH
- a CDS encoding isoprenyl transferase, with translation MAVRGFLGRQRREYRTPEPHPSGARPPRLPGELVPHHVAIVMDGNGRWAKQRGLPRTEGHKVGAERVLDVLQGGIEMGVGAISLYAFSTENWKRSPDEVRFLMNFNRDFIRKSRDQLDELGVRVRWVGRMPKLWRSVAKELQVAQEQTKDNDRLTLYFCMNYGGRAEIADAAQALAEDVKAGRLDPSKVNEKTLQRYLYYPDMPDVDLFLRPSGEQRTSNYLLWQSAYAELVFQDVLWPDFDRRDLWRACVEFASRDRRFGGAIPNEELQAMEGRQS
- a CDS encoding metal ABC transporter permease — its product is MEILDYAFMQRALLAAVLVGVTAPAVGVYLVQRRQALMGDGIGHVAMTGVGLGFLLSWSPVWMAAVVSVLGAVFMELVRWYARTRGDIALAMLFYGGMAGGVMFINLAPGGSTSNLSSFLFGSLSTVSPSDVTAICVLAAFVVLVTVGLRRQLFAVSQDEEFARVTGLPVRFLNLLTAVTAAVTVSVAMRVVGLLLVSALMVVPVAAAQQLTRSFAATFAVAVAIGVSVAVGGTVTSYYQDVPPGATIVLLTIGAFMLLTALAAPLARRRARARAAVQPGADPTECAIPASRPADGKVGA
- a CDS encoding Fur family transcriptional regulator, translating into MTTAGPPVKGRATRQRAAVAACLQEVDEFRSAQELHDMLKHKGDSVGLTTVYRTLQSLADAGEVDVLRTADGESVYRRCSTDDHHHHLVCRTCGKAVEVEGPAVEKWAEAIAAEHGYVNVAHTVEIFGTCADCAAA
- the recO gene encoding DNA repair protein RecO: MSLFRDDGIVLRTQKLGEADRIITLLTRGHGRVRAVARGVRRTKSKFGARLEPFSHVDVQFFAKGSELVGRGLPLCTQSETIAPYGGGIVTDYARYTAGTAMLETAERFTDHEGEPAVQQYLLLVGGLRTLARGEHAPHLVLDAFLLRSLAVNGYAPSFTDCARCGMPGPNRFFSVASGGTVCADCRVPGSVVPSPQALELLGALLTGDWDTADACEARHVREASGLVSAYLHWHLERGLRSLRYVEKQ